Below is a window of Vicinamibacterales bacterium DNA.
AGGCGCAGGAGCTCGTGTTCGACGACTGGATCGTCCACGTCGTGGGATAGCCGGCGTAGATGACGATGTTTCCGGGGCTGTAGCCGCCAGCGTCCTGGTAGGTGGTGATGCGCTGGGTCCCATCGGCGCCGAGCGTTCCCGGCAGCGGTGCGGCGCTCACCATCCCCACGAGCGAGTCGAGGCTGAACCCCGAGAGCCGGATCCCGGCGCTCCCGTTCATGAGAGCGAAGCCGAGGACCACGACGCCGACGAGGCGCAGCAGTGTCGGCTTCGCACGGCTCGGGACCACGACGGGAAGTCCCGCGATGGCCAGGAGCCCCGGGGCCGTCCCGATCGCAAACGTCCCGAGAAGGGCGGCCGCGAACAGCGGATTGCCCGTCGAGAGCGCGTAGATCTGGATCGCCTGCGTGAACCCGCAGGGCAGGAAGAAGGAGGCGGCGCCCAGCATGGCGGCGCGGCGGTCCGAGTAGACGCCCGATTGGCCCTCTCCGAGGCCCAACTTGCCGCCGACCCCCATCGGCAGCGTCGGCGACCAGCCGGCGATCCGCGGAGACAGGCCGGTCAGCCGAGTTCCGAGCAGGATCATCACGACGGCAACGACGATCATGAGGATCGCGGTCAGCTGCGGCGGCATCGTGATGCTGGCGCCGACAGCACCGAGCGCGGCACCCAGAATGGCGTACCCCGCGATCCGCCCCGCCACGAAGACGACCGCAGGGCGCATCGCGGCGACGCCACCGACCGAGCCTGTCTGTCGCGACTGGAATGCCGCGGAGAGCCCGAGCACGAGTCCGCCGACCAGCGCCATGCACGTGGAGACGCCGGCCGCAAGCCCGA
It encodes the following:
- a CDS encoding sulfite exporter TauE/SafE family protein — encoded protein: MTRRRNRARSQVSTPASSAVVAAARTDPTGDVHRIALERRQARTQGSTVSAQPEAAEPAPVDPNDPDELHRRAVELREYRMGYGPKPAGFDAPKSVVTAAGTISTTFPVMGMTCRSCEVRIAKFVNKIPNVERVSASAVKGQVTVESSAKVSAAAIEKAINKAGYEIGRTPWLVSDPKIWATAGLGVLLVAALAIIAQVTGLGDLASGAGDLSQGGLVVALLLGLAAGVSTCMALVGGLVLGLSAAFQSRQTGSVGGVAAMRPAVVFVAGRIAGYAILGAALGAVGASITMPPQLTAILMIVVAVVMILLGTRLTGLSPRIAGWSPTLPMGVGGKLGLGEGQSGVYSDRRAAMLGAASFFLPCGFTQAIQIYALSTGNPLFAAALLGTFAIGTAPGLLAIAGLPVVVPSRAKPTLLRLVGVVVLGFALMNGSAGIRLSGFSLDSLVGMVSAAPLPGTLGADGTQRITTYQDAGGYSPGNIVIYAGYPTTWTIQSSNTSSCASSLFVPGLDIRTRLSKGPNTFEIPALRPGTINYTCAMGMYGGKITVVAPP